Within Pseudomonadota bacterium, the genomic segment GGCGCACAGTTCTACACCGGCGACGCCTTCCCGGCGTGGCGCGGCAGTCTCTTCGTCGGCAGCCTCAAAGAAAAGAGGCTCGTGCGCTTGACCCTCGAGAACGATCGCGTGATTGGCGAGGAGCACCTTCTCGCCGACCGCGGTCAGCGCGTGCGCGACGTGCGGCAAGGTCCGGACGGCGCGCTGTACCTTGTCACGGACGAGGTGAACGGCGAGCTCTGGAAAATCGCACCGGGTCGCTGAAGACGACCGGTCGCCTGCGGCCACACCATCGACGACATCGAACCATACTGAGCGGCAGCTGAGAGGCGCCACCTATGTACTTGCAATTGCCGGCGGACGTGACCAAAATAATCGAGAACAACAACGCCCGCCGAGTCAGTAGTTAACGCCGAAGTCCCGTCTGGAGAAACGATTGTCATCGCCTTATCGAACTGAGGCAATTCAATCGAGACGGATCGGCAGTATGCAATTGACTTCTCGCGGCGGCGCAGAAACAGGCGGTCGAGATCGATATCCGGATGTGTATCGCGGTGGTCGATTCCGGTGCCAACCTGAAGGCCTTCGTGCGCATGGACGATGTCTGGGTCGGCAGCAGCGACATCGCCGTGAAGAAAACCAAAACCGCCTGTTTCTTCGGGATGCCGACCGGGCAGATCGGCCAGCTGTCACAACCGGGCGGTGCCTTGTTCGGGATCGAGCACTCCATATTCGATCCTGGCCCCTTTCTTACTGCGCACTAGCCTAATGGTATGGACTCCTCCCCTCCTAAACGGCATCGTGATGTGCCAAAGTGGAGGATGAAACGATCCACTTAAACGAAGAGGAGGAGTCCGGTATGAACAGTACAACAATCGGTTTAGACATTGCAAAGTACGTCTTTCAGGTACACGGTGTGGACGGGAAGGGGAAGGTGGTTCTGCGCAAATCGCTCAAGCGAGCGCAGGTCTTGGCGTTCTTCGCCAATCGTGATCCCTGCCTGATTGGGCTAGAAGCCTGTGCCGGGGCGCATTACTGGGCGCGGGAGCTCGGGAAGCTCGGGCATGAGGTGCGGCTGATCAGCCCGCAGTTCGTCAAGCCCTACGTAAAGGGCAACAAGAACGACGCCAACGATGCGGAGGCGATCTGCGAAGCGGTAGGAACATGCGTTTTGTACCGGTGAAGAGTGTCGAGAGCCAAGATATTCTGGCGTTGCACCGGGTGCGTAGCGGGTTAGTGAAGGCGCGCACGGCCGAAGTCAATCGGTTGCGGGGTTTGTTGGGCGAGTACGGGATCGTCATTGGTCAGGGCTTGGCCCAGGTACGCAAGCGCCTGCCGGAGATCCTGGAAGACGGCGAGAACGGATTGAGTTTCTTGGTGCGGGAGTTGTTTGCTGATCGGTATCGGCAGGTCCTGGAGCTGGACCAACAAGTAGCCGCCTACGGGGCCAAGCTCCAGAGGCTCTACCAAGAGAGCACGGTGTGCCGCAATATCGGGGAGGTGCCGGGGATTGGGCCGATCACGGCAACGGCGATGGCCGCCTCACTCGGTGATGGTAAAGCCTTTGAGTCTGGGCGGCAGGTGTCGGCCTGGCTGGGGCTGGTGCCCCGGCAGGATTCGAGCGGTGGCAAGCCCAAGCTGCTCGGGATCAGCAAGCGTGGCGACACCTATCTGCGCACCTTGCTCATCCACGGGGCACGTGCGGTGGTGAAGACCGTGGCCAAGAAGACCGACGCCCAGAGCCGCTGGATCAACGAGTTGGTGAAACGGCGCAGGTACGGTCCGGGTACATAGGTAACAGTTTAGTCCATGGACATAGGTAACAGTTTAACGATACTGATGGGCACCGTAAGGAGGTGCCCTATGCCCTGGAGTGAAACAACGCCTATGTACCAAAAAACCCAATTCATTGCGGACTATCTCCGTGAAAGTTTATCGATCACAGAACTCTGCGAGCTCTACGGCATCAGCCGCAAAACCGCGTACAAATGGATAGAGCGCTATCTTCAGCACGGCCCTAGCGGCCTTGAAGATCTCCCGCGCAAGCCCAGCACCTGCCCGCACAAAACCCCCGAGCATGTAATTGCCGCTCTCCTTGAGACACGCCTTCGTCATGCCTCCTGGGGAGCGAAGAAACTGCTCGCCATCGGAGGCAAGCGCCATCCCCGCTGGCCCTGGCCCGCACGCTCGACCGTCTGCGATATTTTAAGCCGCAACGGCTTGGTTGCTAAAAAACGCCGACGCCGTCACGTCGGCCATCCCGGTAAACCGACTACCCTCATCGCTGCACCTAATGATGTCTGGAGCGCGGACTTCAAAGGCCATTTCAAAACCGGTGATGGCCTCTACTGTTACCCCCTGACCCTCACCGATGGCTATAGTCGTTATCTGCTGGGTTGCCAGGGGTTGCTTTCCACCGCTGTGACCGGCGCGAAGCCGGTGTTCACCCGCTTGTTCAAGGAATTCGGCTTACCCAAACGCATTCGCACCGATAACGGTGTGCCCTTCGCGACCAATACCCTGGCGCGATTGTCTTCGCTCTCGGCGTGGTGGATCCGTTTGGGGATCCTGCCCGAACTCATTGAACTGGGGAAACCCCAACAAAATGGGCGGCACGAAAGAATGCATCGCACCCTCAAAGCCGAAACCACTCGCCCCCCGGCCGCCAATTCGCGCGCTCAACAACGGAGATTCAACCACTTCCGCGAAGAGTTCAACTATCAACGACCCCACGAGGCCCTGGACATGCAAACACCCGCTTCCCTTTACCAACGCGCACCCCGAGAGATGCCCAATAAACTACCCCCTCTCGAATACCCAGACCGCTTTGAACTCCGCTATGTCAGCTATAATGGCGGTATTCGCTGGAATCACCGGTGGGTCAATGTCTCCATTACCTGCGCCGGAGAATACGTCGGCCTCGAAGAGATCGATGACGGGGTATGGAATGTCTACTTCGGGCCTCTCAAGCTCGGAAGACTATTAGAAAAACACATGCGTATCGAGACGCCTTCGGAAGGCTAATACGACATAATGTGTAACCCATGTCCCCAGACTTTTTTGTTACCTATCTCCCCGACCGCTCAGCGTCATATTTGGCGAAACCCACGAATGATCCACCCAATAGACCAGCCAAGGATTTAAAGAACAACTATGGGGACTAGCCACCACAGTGCAACAGAGCCTATGTATGGCCACCTCTCCGCCGCGGCTTGGTGCGCGAGCGCACCTTCATACTCACGTGCAACCATTTTGATGGTTTCGGATTGGGTGCCTGATGGGAATGGAATCTCATGACCGTTTACCATCTGTTCCCGGATCACGCTTTGT encodes:
- a CDS encoding integrase core domain-containing protein, which translates into the protein MPWSETTPMYQKTQFIADYLRESLSITELCELYGISRKTAYKWIERYLQHGPSGLEDLPRKPSTCPHKTPEHVIAALLETRLRHASWGAKKLLAIGGKRHPRWPWPARSTVCDILSRNGLVAKKRRRRHVGHPGKPTTLIAAPNDVWSADFKGHFKTGDGLYCYPLTLTDGYSRYLLGCQGLLSTAVTGAKPVFTRLFKEFGLPKRIRTDNGVPFATNTLARLSSLSAWWIRLGILPELIELGKPQQNGRHERMHRTLKAETTRPPAANSRAQQRRFNHFREEFNYQRPHEALDMQTPASLYQRAPREMPNKLPPLEYPDRFELRYVSYNGGIRWNHRWVNVSITCAGEYVGLEEIDDGVWNVYFGPLKLGRLLEKHMRIETPSEG